The Stigmatella ashevillena genomic sequence ATGAGCGACAACTCGGGCTATTTACTTAGCGCTCTTCGGCAGTGGTTCTGCTCATGGACGCGCAGCTCGAAGCCGCGCTGAGCGAAGAGCCCCATCTCACTGCTGGAAGTCGTAGACGCTGCCAAGCTTGAGGATGCGGGTCAGCGCGTCGAGCGCCGTCATCGTCTCCCGGGCGAGCGCCGGATCCTTCAGGTCCTCCGGATACAGCGTCTCGCGGTAGTGCTTCGTCACCCAGTCCGCCAGAGCCTCGTGCAGGGCCGGGGAGTAGAAGACGTTGGCCTTCACCGCGGCGCACTCGGCATCGGTGAGGCAGATGCGCTGACGCAGGCACGCGGGGCCGCCGCCGTTGTTCATGGATTGGCGCAAGTCCAGGTAGTGGACCTGCTTCACCGGGTTGCGCTCGGCCACCACGCGCTCCAGGAAGCGCCGGGCCGTCTCCGTCTCCTGGCTCTCCACCGGGGCAATGATGGCCATGGAGCCGTCCGGCAGGGTGAGCACCTGGGAGTTGAAGGGGTACGCCTTCACGGCGTCCTTCGAGGGCAACTCTGCCTCCGTGGCGAGGATGGAGGTGAAGTCTTCCCCCAGCTTCTCCCGGAGGGCGCTCAGCAGCCCGGCGGAGTCCACGAAGGCCCGCTCGTGGAGCATGAGGAAGCCGCCGTTGCCCACGGCGACCACGTCGGTGTGAAAGGCCCCCGCGTCGATGCCCTCCGGGTGCTGCTGGGGAAAGAGGGTGCGCTCCGGATCGAGCTGGTGCAGCCGGGCGAGTGCCTGGCTGGCCTCCAACGTCTGCCGGGCGGGGAAGCGCTGGGGGCCCGTGAACTCCTTCCAACTGCTGCGGCCCCAGGCGAGCAGGTGCACCGCGGCGCGGCCGGGCGTGAACAGGCGGGTGTGGTTTGCCGCCCCTTCATCTGCGAACTGGCCTCCTCCAGGCAGGGGCGCATGGACGGCGAAGCGGGCCTCGTCCGCGAAGATGGCGCTCAGGACGGCGTGGGTGGTCTCGGCCTCCAGGGCCCGGTGGAACATCTGCTGGAGGTTGGCGGGGGTCAGGTGCATCCGCTGATCGCCCGTGTCCGAGGAGGGGG encodes the following:
- the astB gene encoding N-succinylarginine dihydrolase, which encodes MREYNFDGLVGPTHNYGGLSAGNLASTSHGGKPSHPRQAALQGLEKMRFVAGLGIGQAVLPPQPRPSLRNLRRLGFTGSDEAVITRAAREAEHLLRLTSSAAAMWTANAATCAPSSDTGDQRMHLTPANLQQMFHRALEAETTHAVLSAIFADEARFAVHAPLPGGGQFADEGAANHTRLFTPGRAAVHLLAWGRSSWKEFTGPQRFPARQTLEASQALARLHQLDPERTLFPQQHPEGIDAGAFHTDVVAVGNGGFLMLHERAFVDSAGLLSALREKLGEDFTSILATEAELPSKDAVKAYPFNSQVLTLPDGSMAIIAPVESQETETARRFLERVVAERNPVKQVHYLDLRQSMNNGGGPACLRQRICLTDAECAAVKANVFYSPALHEALADWVTKHYRETLYPEDLKDPALARETMTALDALTRILKLGSVYDFQQ